Proteins from a genomic interval of Streptomyces sp. NBC_01445:
- a CDS encoding SDR family NAD(P)-dependent oxidoreductase — protein sequence MHLDLSGRTALVTGSTQGIGAAIATGLARAGARVGVNGRDQGRVEAAVEQLKAGVPDGDFVPVAADVGSEEGARRAWETLPDVDILINNLGIFDAKNPLDITDDEWRRYFEVNVLAAVRLTRLYLPGMTERGRGRVQYIASDSAVVIPAEMIHYGMSKTALLAVSRGFAKHAAGTGVTVNCVIAGPTHTGGVEDFVYKLVDRDLPWDEAQRVFMREYRPQSLLQRLIEPEEIANMVVYLSSDLASATTGGALRVDGGYIDAILP from the coding sequence GTGCACCTGGATCTCTCGGGCCGGACCGCTCTGGTGACGGGCTCCACGCAAGGCATCGGAGCCGCGATCGCGACCGGGCTCGCACGCGCCGGCGCGCGGGTCGGAGTCAACGGACGCGACCAGGGCAGGGTGGAGGCGGCCGTCGAGCAGCTCAAAGCCGGCGTGCCGGACGGCGACTTCGTTCCGGTCGCCGCCGATGTCGGTTCCGAGGAGGGCGCTCGACGCGCCTGGGAAACGCTGCCTGACGTGGACATCCTCATCAACAATCTCGGCATCTTCGACGCGAAGAACCCCTTGGACATCACGGACGACGAATGGCGCCGCTACTTCGAGGTGAACGTGCTGGCCGCCGTCCGGCTCACGCGGCTGTATCTGCCGGGGATGACCGAACGCGGCCGGGGGCGCGTCCAGTACATCGCGAGCGACTCCGCGGTGGTGATCCCCGCCGAGATGATTCACTACGGCATGTCGAAGACCGCTCTGCTCGCGGTCAGCCGCGGCTTCGCCAAGCACGCCGCGGGAACCGGCGTCACCGTGAACTGCGTCATCGCGGGCCCTACTCACACCGGTGGCGTCGAGGACTTCGTGTACAAACTCGTCGACCGTGACCTGCCTTGGGACGAGGCGCAGCGAGTCTTCATGCGCGAGTACCGCCCGCAGTCGCTGTTGCAGCGCCTGATCGAACCCGAGGAGATCGCCAACATGGTGGTGTACCTGAGCTCCGACCTGGCGTCCGCGACCACGGGCGGCGCGCTGCGGGTCGACGGCGGATACATCGACGCCATCCTCCCGTGA
- a CDS encoding fumarylacetoacetate hydrolase family protein encodes MTRIVRFADDTGTVHTGVSDGTGTIRTFDGAPRIADLLRLQAGELRALTEATAASTGPGLPAGDVLLLPPLDGLMELWAAGVTYERSRDARVAESTEQSVYERIYDAERPELFFKSQPWRVVTDDEPIAVREDSDLDVPEPELGLVLNRHGETVGYVIVDDVSSRSIEGENPLYLPQAKIYAGSAAVSAGIAPFWEIEDATALKIALVVRRGGAVAYEATTTTASFHRPPQGLVDHLWHSQPFPDGAVLSTGTGIVPGLDFTLRGGDIVEITIDGVGKLSNPVLGDQAELDWLVDAIDRPLTRRAHRKGLSGGR; translated from the coding sequence ATGACGCGCATCGTGCGCTTCGCTGACGACACCGGAACGGTACACACCGGAGTCAGCGACGGGACCGGAACCATCCGCACCTTCGATGGCGCGCCGCGCATCGCCGACCTGCTGCGACTTCAGGCAGGGGAACTGCGCGCGCTGACGGAGGCCACCGCGGCCTCCACCGGGCCGGGCCTTCCGGCGGGCGACGTCCTGCTGCTGCCGCCGCTCGACGGCCTGATGGAGTTGTGGGCCGCCGGCGTCACGTACGAGCGTTCCCGGGACGCCCGGGTGGCGGAGAGCACCGAGCAGTCCGTGTACGAGCGGATCTACGACGCCGAGCGCCCGGAGCTGTTCTTCAAGTCCCAGCCCTGGCGCGTCGTGACCGACGACGAGCCGATCGCCGTACGGGAGGACTCGGACCTCGACGTCCCCGAGCCCGAACTCGGCCTCGTGCTCAACCGGCATGGCGAGACGGTCGGTTACGTGATCGTGGACGACGTCAGCTCCCGTTCGATCGAGGGCGAGAACCCCCTCTATCTGCCCCAGGCCAAGATCTACGCCGGAAGCGCGGCGGTGTCCGCAGGCATCGCACCCTTCTGGGAGATCGAGGACGCGACCGCCCTGAAGATCGCCCTCGTGGTGCGGCGGGGCGGGGCCGTCGCCTACGAGGCGACGACCACCACGGCCTCCTTCCACCGTCCGCCGCAAGGGCTGGTGGACCATCTCTGGCACTCCCAGCCGTTCCCCGACGGCGCGGTGCTGTCCACCGGCACCGGCATCGTGCCGGGACTCGACTTCACCCTCCGGGGCGGCGACATCGTCGAGATCACCATCGACGGCGTCGGGAAGCTCTCGAATCCCGTACTCGGGGATCAGGCAGAGCTGGACTGGCTGGTCGACGCGATCGACCGCCCACTGACGCGGCGTGCGCACCGAAAGGGGCTGAGCGGGGGCCGGTGA
- a CDS encoding MFS transporter: MNTVSTVENVRRKVSRRLLPPLFLMFVLSFLDRTNVALVKPHLEADVGIDAAAYGLGAGVFFVGYAVLGVPSNLALHRIGARRWLAGLMFVWGLLSCAMALVNSPTSFYALRFLLGAAEAGFFPGVILYITYWFPAADRGKATGMFQSAVAISSIIGNPLGGYLIGLHGLAGLDGWKWMFLLEGAPTVLLAIAVPWLLTDRPEQASWLTSEEKVLLTDRIAADRPDPSMRSPQRARAIISDSRVLRLMFVYFAIQISVYGVTFWLPALVGRIDGLGDVGIGFVSALPWVFALLGVVILPWYSDRTGDRRGPLRLALVLTVAGLLGGVLLPPVPAVAALCVAAFGFLGAQPVFWTVPPTILAGIQIAGTIPLISGFGNLGGFVGPYVMGAVESGTGSGAGGLYVIAAIAAAGAVVATGFDWVGQTTRTPAEGNENDAHRALR; the protein is encoded by the coding sequence ATGAACACGGTGTCCACCGTGGAGAACGTGCGCCGGAAGGTGTCCCGGCGCTTGCTCCCCCCACTCTTCTTGATGTTCGTACTGAGCTTTCTGGACCGCACGAACGTCGCGCTCGTGAAACCCCACCTCGAGGCGGACGTGGGTATCGACGCCGCCGCCTACGGCCTCGGCGCCGGCGTCTTCTTCGTCGGATACGCCGTGCTGGGAGTCCCGTCCAACCTCGCTCTGCACCGGATCGGCGCCCGCCGCTGGCTGGCCGGCCTCATGTTCGTATGGGGCCTGCTGTCCTGCGCGATGGCGCTCGTCAACAGCCCCACCAGCTTCTACGCGTTGCGCTTCCTGCTCGGTGCCGCCGAAGCCGGCTTCTTCCCCGGCGTGATCCTCTACATCACGTACTGGTTCCCGGCCGCCGACCGCGGCAAGGCGACGGGGATGTTCCAATCCGCCGTCGCCATCTCCAGCATCATCGGCAACCCGCTCGGCGGCTATCTCATCGGGCTCCACGGCCTGGCCGGGCTCGACGGCTGGAAGTGGATGTTCCTCCTGGAGGGCGCGCCCACCGTCCTGCTGGCAATCGCCGTCCCCTGGCTCCTCACCGACCGACCGGAACAGGCGAGTTGGCTGACGAGCGAGGAGAAGGTGCTCCTCACCGACCGCATCGCCGCGGACCGCCCGGACCCGAGCATGCGCTCACCGCAGCGCGCCCGCGCCATCATCAGCGACAGCCGGGTGCTCCGGCTGATGTTCGTCTACTTCGCGATCCAGATCAGCGTGTACGGGGTCACCTTCTGGCTGCCGGCGCTGGTCGGCCGCATCGACGGTCTCGGCGATGTCGGTATCGGCTTCGTGTCCGCTCTGCCCTGGGTGTTCGCCCTGCTCGGCGTGGTGATCCTGCCCTGGTACTCCGACCGCACCGGCGACCGGCGCGGGCCCCTGCGGCTCGCCCTCGTACTGACCGTCGCCGGACTGCTCGGCGGCGTGCTCCTGCCGCCGGTGCCCGCGGTCGCCGCCCTGTGTGTCGCCGCCTTCGGCTTCCTGGGCGCGCAGCCGGTGTTCTGGACGGTGCCGCCCACGATCCTCGCCGGCATCCAGATCGCCGGCACCATCCCGCTGATCTCCGGCTTCGGCAACCTCGGCGGTTTCGTCGGCCCGTATGTGATGGGTGCCGTCGAGTCGGGTACCGGTTCGGGAGCCGGCGGCCTCTATGTCATCGCGGCGATCGCCGCCGCCGGGGCCGTCGTGGCCACCGGTTTCGACTGGGTGGGGCAGACCACCCGAACTCCCGCAGAGGGGAACGAAAATGACGCGCATCGTGCGCTTCGCTGA
- a CDS encoding response regulator → MTASHDTAAGEDSIDVLVVDDDFMVARVHRSFVERVVPFRVIGTAHTGQQAIDAVEELRPDLILLDLYLPDVFGLDLIPRLRSAGHDCDIMVISAAQEAETVRRAVRRGVVDYLLKPFDFEDLLPRLERYAARRRRLLSAVVRGQADVDRVLGGTALATPGGGLPKGMSVETAAVVERSLREAGSSLSATECAALTGISRVSARRYLEYFHGTGSAGVSLRYGVAGRPERRYDWQG, encoded by the coding sequence ATGACCGCTTCGCACGACACGGCCGCAGGAGAAGACTCGATCGACGTGCTCGTCGTGGACGACGACTTCATGGTGGCCCGGGTGCACCGCAGCTTCGTCGAACGCGTCGTGCCGTTCCGCGTCATCGGCACGGCTCACACCGGGCAACAGGCGATCGACGCCGTCGAGGAACTGCGCCCCGACCTCATCCTGCTCGACCTGTACCTGCCGGACGTCTTCGGCCTCGATCTCATCCCCCGGCTGCGGTCCGCCGGCCACGACTGCGACATCATGGTCATCAGCGCCGCCCAGGAAGCGGAGACGGTGCGCCGCGCCGTCCGCCGCGGCGTGGTCGACTACCTGCTCAAGCCCTTCGACTTCGAGGACCTGCTCCCCCGGCTCGAGCGGTACGCCGCCCGACGCCGCAGGCTGCTCTCCGCGGTCGTACGGGGCCAGGCCGACGTGGACCGCGTGCTGGGCGGAACGGCCCTGGCCACTCCGGGCGGTGGCCTGCCCAAGGGCATGAGCGTCGAGACCGCCGCGGTGGTCGAACGCTCCCTTCGCGAGGCCGGCAGTTCTCTGTCCGCCACCGAATGCGCCGCCCTGACCGGCATCTCCCGCGTCAGCGCCCGCCGTTACCTCGAATATTTCCACGGCACCGGCAGCGCCGGCGTGTCACTGCGCTACGGCGTCGCCGGCCGACCGGAGCGCCGCTACGACTGGCAGGGGTGA
- a CDS encoding DUF5996 family protein — MSERRTTWPELVYEDLAPMVGYVNRLVQVGGKYTLDEPFEAGWGNIVLDVTSRGLRTPTHRRQGVTFEVHYRLLDGDVVIESDRGSVTVPLPNGSLAAFYTSFCDAAAELGVRPPRTSLICEIPGAPRKFEDDQIERSWDGDAARLMSTAFNLAAGGLETWQAPFQGHRPRVGVMWGGFDLSATRYRAHRATPEADRPAFMQNAARDEYVSVGFTFGDAKSPNAGMYAYIWPQPDGLEGRSWGVDGAAWSADAGLALLPWTTLREMADPHQAIVAFGDAVYDAAVETAGWPADLIGPRCNGWRMSTTPPAADCGRDH, encoded by the coding sequence ATGAGCGAACGACGTACCACGTGGCCGGAGCTGGTCTACGAGGATCTGGCGCCGATGGTCGGCTACGTCAACCGGCTGGTGCAGGTCGGAGGCAAGTACACCCTGGACGAGCCCTTCGAGGCCGGCTGGGGAAACATCGTTCTCGATGTCACTTCCCGTGGGCTCCGGACGCCGACCCACCGGCGGCAGGGAGTGACCTTCGAGGTGCACTACCGGCTCCTCGACGGTGACGTGGTCATCGAATCCGACCGGGGCTCGGTGACGGTACCCCTGCCCAACGGGTCCCTCGCCGCCTTCTACACGTCGTTCTGCGACGCCGCTGCCGAGCTCGGTGTGCGCCCACCGCGCACGTCATTGATCTGCGAGATCCCGGGTGCCCCGCGAAAGTTCGAGGACGATCAGATCGAACGTAGCTGGGACGGGGACGCGGCTCGGCTGATGTCGACGGCCTTCAACCTTGCGGCCGGCGGGCTCGAAACGTGGCAGGCGCCCTTCCAGGGGCATCGCCCGCGGGTCGGTGTGATGTGGGGCGGTTTCGATCTGTCCGCCACGCGTTACCGGGCGCATCGAGCCACTCCGGAGGCTGACCGTCCGGCGTTCATGCAGAACGCCGCGCGCGACGAGTACGTGTCGGTCGGGTTCACGTTCGGGGACGCCAAGTCGCCCAACGCCGGTATGTACGCGTACATCTGGCCCCAGCCGGACGGTCTCGAAGGCCGGTCCTGGGGTGTCGACGGCGCGGCCTGGAGTGCCGATGCGGGGCTGGCCCTGCTGCCATGGACCACGCTCAGGGAGATGGCCGATCCGCACCAGGCCATCGTGGCCTTCGGCGACGCCGTCTACGACGCGGCCGTGGAAACGGCGGGCTGGCCGGCCGACCTGATCGGACCCCGCTGCAACGGCTGGCGCATGAGCACGACACCACCAGCAGCCGACTGCGGCCGGGACCACTGA
- a CDS encoding tryptorubin family RiPP precursor, producing the protein MKLLFAIRNKAAARKSLKASAWYLWY; encoded by the coding sequence ATGAAGCTTCTCTTCGCTATCCGCAACAAGGCCGCGGCCCGAAAGTCCCTGAAGGCGAGCGCCTGGTACCTCTGGTACTGA
- a CDS encoding sensor histidine kinase yields the protein MVTTFRRHTLAGQMLVLQLAIVVVVLLAVAGVSLAQSEATFQRVEGRKVDALAEQLGANPLVRSQLVRPSPGEALAPLVHSTLAQSGVTSVTVADAQGRIVSSTNPTVVGERLSLGAGVARGRSWSGDLTLDGSRELVAQVPVLSAARRTLGQQLGTVMIGEASPTVWQRLSGASSYLLAYLGIASGLGVMGSWLLARRVKRQTYGLEPREIAGLAEHREAMLYGIAEGVVALDPQLRLTLVNDVGRRLLDLPEDCVGQSIDDLGLEGRLRDVLVGARHGAADRHDQVVIRRGRLLVMNRMTVMKDGRLLGSVTTLRDRTELAALEREIGSFRSSSELLRAQAHEFANQLHTISGLIQIGEQDEVVRYIRALNQRRQSLDVTLARRVRDTAIAALLMAKSSLAAERKVSLRISAGTALGRLAPEDAADLATVIGNLVDNAVDAAASDDDTGDAWVEVELRQDASSVEVVVRDSGPGLPPEVAREVFAHGFTTKAAQEGERGIGLALTKLVCERHSGEISVANTADGAMFTAHMPLGHPADVAPEGVPG from the coding sequence GTGGTCACAACGTTCCGCCGCCATACCCTCGCGGGCCAGATGCTGGTGCTCCAGCTCGCCATCGTCGTGGTGGTGCTGCTGGCGGTCGCGGGTGTCTCGCTCGCCCAGTCCGAGGCCACCTTCCAGCGGGTCGAAGGTCGCAAGGTCGACGCGCTGGCCGAGCAACTGGGCGCCAACCCCCTGGTCCGCAGCCAGCTCGTGAGGCCTTCTCCCGGGGAGGCACTGGCTCCGCTGGTGCACTCCACGCTGGCGCAGTCCGGCGTCACGTCGGTGACCGTGGCCGACGCGCAGGGCCGCATCGTCTCGTCCACCAACCCCACGGTGGTGGGTGAGCGGCTGAGCCTGGGAGCGGGGGTTGCCAGGGGCCGCAGCTGGTCCGGCGACCTGACGCTGGACGGAAGCCGGGAGCTGGTGGCGCAGGTGCCGGTTCTGAGTGCCGCACGGAGAACGCTCGGGCAGCAGCTCGGCACCGTGATGATCGGCGAGGCCTCCCCCACCGTGTGGCAGCGGCTCAGCGGCGCCTCGTCGTACCTGCTCGCCTACCTGGGCATCGCGAGCGGACTCGGCGTGATGGGTTCCTGGCTCCTTGCCCGACGGGTCAAACGCCAGACGTACGGCCTGGAGCCTCGCGAGATCGCGGGCCTCGCCGAGCACCGCGAGGCGATGCTGTACGGGATCGCGGAGGGCGTCGTCGCACTGGACCCGCAACTACGTCTCACGTTGGTCAACGACGTGGGCCGGCGCCTCCTCGACCTGCCCGAGGACTGCGTGGGGCAGAGCATCGACGACCTGGGCCTCGAGGGGCGGCTGCGGGACGTCCTCGTAGGGGCCCGGCACGGCGCGGCCGACCGGCACGACCAGGTGGTGATCCGCCGTGGGCGCCTGCTGGTGATGAACCGGATGACCGTCATGAAGGACGGCCGCCTGCTCGGTTCGGTCACGACCCTGCGCGATCGCACCGAACTGGCCGCGCTGGAACGGGAGATCGGCTCCTTCCGCAGCTCCTCCGAGCTGCTGCGCGCGCAGGCCCACGAGTTCGCGAACCAGCTCCACACCATCTCCGGTCTGATCCAGATCGGGGAGCAGGACGAAGTGGTCCGCTATATCCGCGCCCTCAACCAGCGCCGCCAATCGCTCGATGTCACGCTCGCCCGGCGTGTGCGCGACACCGCGATCGCCGCGTTGCTGATGGCGAAGTCCTCCCTTGCTGCCGAACGCAAGGTCAGCCTGCGGATCTCCGCCGGGACCGCACTCGGCCGGCTGGCACCGGAGGACGCGGCCGATCTGGCCACCGTGATCGGCAACCTCGTCGACAACGCGGTGGACGCCGCCGCTTCCGATGACGACACCGGCGACGCGTGGGTCGAGGTGGAGCTGCGGCAGGACGCGTCCAGCGTGGAGGTCGTGGTCCGGGACTCCGGCCCCGGTCTGCCGCCCGAAGTCGCTCGGGAGGTCTTCGCGCACGGCTTCACCACCAAGGCCGCCCAGGAGGGCGAGCGCGGGATCGGCCTGGCCCTCACCAAGCTCGTCTGCGAGCGCCACAGCGGCGAGATATCGGTGGCCAACACCGCTGACGGCGCCATGTTCACCGCCCACATGCCCCTCGGTCACCCCGCCGATGTGGCGCCCGAAGGAGTCCCCGGATGA
- a CDS encoding DUF1707 SHOCT-like domain-containing protein, which translates to MNLPQENPARPISEDDRTTAVQRVQEAYAEGHLSHEEMDERLQQVLTAKTHSDLGPALASLPEEDAGTSSTIGALGGRIQRRGAWRVPRNLKVESAFGSVRLDLSRAVFEHPAVDIELQVGTGRAKITVPRDAIVDVEGLHTGWKDLRYKAPRSSGQGGPRIRISGTMGFGRLKIRHARR; encoded by the coding sequence GTGAATCTCCCGCAGGAAAACCCGGCACGTCCGATCAGCGAAGACGACCGCACCACTGCTGTGCAACGTGTGCAGGAGGCGTACGCCGAGGGGCACCTCTCGCATGAGGAGATGGACGAGCGGCTGCAACAGGTGCTCACCGCCAAGACGCACAGCGACCTCGGGCCGGCTCTTGCCTCGCTCCCGGAGGAGGATGCGGGCACCTCGTCCACGATTGGCGCGCTGGGCGGACGGATCCAGCGGCGCGGAGCATGGCGGGTCCCTCGGAATCTCAAGGTCGAGTCCGCGTTCGGAAGCGTGCGCCTGGACCTGTCCCGGGCGGTCTTCGAGCATCCGGCAGTCGACATCGAGCTCCAAGTCGGCACCGGCAGGGCCAAGATCACGGTTCCTCGCGACGCGATCGTCGACGTCGAGGGTCTGCACACCGGGTGGAAGGACCTGCGCTACAAGGCGCCGCGGAGCTCCGGCCAGGGCGGGCCGAGGATTCGGATCTCCGGGACCATGGGGTTCGGCCGGTTGAAGATCCGCCACGCGCGGCGTTGA
- a CDS encoding class I SAM-dependent DNA methyltransferase, with amino-acid sequence MTETPSHHNATADAYDAVAALYAELVRNELDTQPLDRAVLAAFAELAQANDGGPVAELGCGPGRVTAHLRNLGLDVFGIDLSPAMIDLARETYPDLRFEVGSMDALSLADGSLNGIVSWYSVIHTPPEDVPSYFDEFRRVLTPGGHLLLAFFESGDDPVTEFDHKVVTAYRWPIDDLAKMAAKAGFTEVGRMLREPREGERFRQGRLLMRRGS; translated from the coding sequence GTGACTGAGACTCCCTCCCACCACAATGCGACAGCGGACGCCTACGACGCCGTGGCCGCCCTCTACGCCGAACTCGTCCGCAACGAGCTGGACACACAGCCGCTGGACCGCGCGGTGCTCGCCGCGTTCGCCGAACTCGCGCAGGCGAACGATGGCGGGCCCGTGGCCGAGCTGGGCTGCGGCCCGGGCCGAGTGACGGCGCACCTGCGGAACCTCGGCCTCGATGTCTTCGGCATCGACCTGTCGCCGGCGATGATCGATCTGGCCCGCGAGACCTACCCGGACCTCCGGTTCGAGGTCGGCTCCATGGACGCCCTGAGCCTGGCCGACGGATCGCTGAACGGCATCGTGTCCTGGTACTCGGTCATCCACACCCCACCGGAGGACGTGCCCTCGTACTTCGACGAGTTCCGCCGTGTACTCACGCCCGGCGGCCACCTCTTGCTCGCCTTCTTCGAGTCGGGGGACGATCCGGTCACGGAGTTCGACCACAAGGTGGTGACGGCTTACCGGTGGCCGATCGACGACCTGGCGAAGATGGCCGCCAAGGCCGGGTTCACCGAGGTGGGCCGGATGCTGCGCGAGCCTCGCGAGGGCGAACGGTTCCGCCAGGGGCGTCTGCTGATGCGCAGGGGCAGCTGA
- a CDS encoding cytochrome P450, which yields MSLTSAPRTRRTVLAPRLTALLHDHLGHDVFRLESDTVGVAGYDVADRILAARRATETERPTFKPLHGRSISRGEASSVTRTTGDDVREALKRPLPPDVDLSGPWPLTGHLFLRDLILGQDPLRLRILMSRNLELTPKLTWSVIAAGAALPGWPRPGAHLTGLAGRAAEAVGYQDRRYAMGVYRRAAAPVCFTVSTLVANALWLGSPFDDSTSNRNIVYEALRLLPPSWNILRNASAEYPAIDSRIRDDDDVLLLPLLSHRDPARWEDAPVFRPERWDELDPDATPGYLPFGHASERCWGRHMVMPLAELLLDRIRSSGLVVDPGQRTGRVPLLGLLGVEEVRLMKARTV from the coding sequence GTGTCGCTCACCTCCGCGCCGCGCACGCGCCGTACCGTGCTCGCCCCGCGACTCACAGCCCTCCTCCACGATCACCTGGGCCACGACGTCTTCCGGCTCGAGAGCGACACCGTCGGAGTGGCCGGATACGACGTCGCCGACCGGATCCTGGCCGCGCGCCGGGCGACGGAGACCGAGCGGCCGACGTTCAAGCCGCTGCACGGCCGCTCGATCTCGCGAGGCGAAGCCTCGTCGGTCACCCGGACGACAGGCGACGACGTCCGCGAGGCACTGAAGCGCCCCTTGCCGCCCGACGTCGACCTGTCGGGTCCTTGGCCTCTCACCGGACACCTCTTCCTGAGGGACCTCATCCTTGGCCAAGACCCTCTCCGTCTGCGAATATTGATGAGCCGTAACCTCGAACTGACGCCCAAGCTGACCTGGTCCGTGATCGCCGCAGGCGCCGCGCTGCCCGGCTGGCCGCGCCCCGGCGCCCACCTCACCGGTCTCGCGGGGCGGGCGGCCGAAGCCGTCGGCTACCAGGACCGCAGGTACGCGATGGGTGTCTACCGGCGAGCGGCCGCACCGGTGTGTTTCACGGTCTCGACGCTCGTCGCGAACGCGCTGTGGCTCGGCTCCCCGTTCGACGACAGCACGTCGAACCGCAACATCGTTTACGAGGCCCTGCGACTTCTGCCGCCCTCGTGGAACATCCTCCGCAACGCCTCCGCGGAGTACCCCGCGATCGACAGCCGGATCCGGGACGATGACGATGTCCTGCTGCTTCCCCTGCTCTCGCACCGCGACCCGGCCCGGTGGGAGGACGCGCCCGTGTTCCGGCCCGAGCGCTGGGACGAACTCGACCCCGATGCCACGCCGGGCTATCTGCCCTTCGGGCATGCCTCAGAGCGCTGCTGGGGACGGCACATGGTGATGCCGCTCGCCGAACTGCTGCTGGACCGGATCCGCAGCTCAGGGCTCGTCGTTGATCCCGGGCAGCGCACCGGCAGGGTTCCGCTGCTCGGCCTGCTGGGGGTCGAGGAAGTACGTTTGATGAAGGCGCGAACAGTCTGA
- a CDS encoding VOC family protein yields the protein MASRLNPYISFAGDAKQAMEFYKSVFGGDLSVNTYSSFGSETPPGYADKVMHGMLEAPNGFTLMGADNPPGMELKQGNNFSVSLSGDDADELRGYWEKLSAGGNVAVPLEKQMWGDVFGMCNDKFGITWMVNISEAGA from the coding sequence ATGGCCTCTCGACTCAACCCGTACATCAGCTTTGCCGGTGACGCCAAGCAAGCCATGGAGTTCTACAAGAGCGTTTTCGGCGGCGACCTGTCGGTGAACACGTACAGCTCATTCGGCTCCGAGACGCCCCCCGGGTACGCCGACAAGGTCATGCACGGCATGCTCGAGGCTCCGAACGGCTTCACGCTCATGGGGGCGGACAACCCTCCGGGCATGGAGCTCAAGCAGGGCAACAACTTCTCCGTGAGCCTGAGCGGCGACGACGCCGACGAGCTCCGCGGCTACTGGGAGAAGCTGTCCGCCGGCGGCAACGTGGCGGTCCCGCTGGAGAAGCAGATGTGGGGCGACGTGTTCGGCATGTGCAACGACAAGTTCGGCATCACCTGGATGGTGAACATCAGCGAGGCCGGCGCCTGA
- a CDS encoding lamin tail domain-containing protein: MSAFMSVTARRTAAAALAAGALVGTFAASASADAAGRPHRDRVEISGAQYDSPGWDNGTNRSLNKEWVDVTNTSRYAVNLDGWTLSARDGRTYTFHHYRLAGRSTVRVHTGVGRDSGRDVYQDRRRYVWDNRSDTATLRDDRNWKVDTLSWGGHSDDRGHHGDGRGHGGDGRGHGGGHR, encoded by the coding sequence ATGTCCGCTTTCATGTCAGTTACTGCCCGCCGTACGGCTGCCGCCGCTCTCGCGGCCGGCGCGCTGGTCGGAACGTTCGCCGCGTCGGCATCGGCCGACGCCGCCGGCCGCCCGCACCGCGACCGCGTCGAGATCTCCGGCGCGCAGTACGACTCCCCGGGCTGGGACAACGGCACCAACCGCTCCCTCAACAAGGAGTGGGTCGATGTCACCAACACGTCCCGCTATGCGGTGAACCTCGACGGGTGGACGCTGTCGGCCAGGGACGGCCGCACCTACACCTTCCATCACTACCGCCTGGCGGGCCGCTCGACGGTCCGCGTCCACACCGGTGTCGGACGCGACAGCGGCCGTGACGTGTACCAGGACCGTCGCAGGTACGTGTGGGACAACCGGTCCGACACCGCCACCCTGCGCGATGACCGCAACTGGAAGGTCGACACCCTTTCCTGGGGCGGCCACAGCGACGACCGAGGCCACCACGGCGACGGACGCGGGCACGGCGGCGACGGACGCGGGCACGGCGGCGGCCACCGCTGA